A region of Burkholderiales bacterium JOSHI_001 DNA encodes the following proteins:
- a CDS encoding HIT family hydrolase, diadenosine tetraphosphate hydrolase (PFAM: Scavenger mRNA decapping enzyme C-term binding) translates to MSTSDPNCIFCKIVAGQIPAKKVYEDEDLIAFHDIHPWAPVHILLIPKLHIPSMVQVGPEHAALLGKMMALSPKLMLDLGVTNGYRHLINTGEDGRQEVPHLHLHVMGGPRPWSKG, encoded by the coding sequence ATGAGCACGTCCGACCCCAACTGCATCTTTTGCAAGATCGTTGCCGGCCAGATCCCGGCCAAGAAGGTGTACGAGGATGAAGACCTCATTGCCTTCCACGACATCCACCCCTGGGCACCGGTGCACATCCTGCTGATCCCCAAGCTGCACATTCCCAGCATGGTGCAGGTGGGGCCGGAGCATGCCGCGCTGCTGGGCAAGATGATGGCGCTGTCCCCCAAGCTGATGCTGGACCTGGGCGTCACCAACGGTTACCGCCATCTCATCAACACCGGTGAGGACGGGCGCCAGGAAGTACCGCATCTGCACCTACATGTGATGGGGGGCCCTCGCCCCTGGTCCAAAGGGTGA
- a CDS encoding twin arginine-targeting protein translocase, TatA/E family (PFAM: mttA/Hcf106 family~TIGRFAM: twin arginine-targeting protein translocase, TatA/E family), with amino-acid sequence MGSFSIWHWLIVLLVVVLIFGTKKLKNVGADLGGAVKGFKDGMRDGTAGTDTPVQPSQQVGSTPPKADANTVDVEAKTKS; translated from the coding sequence ATGGGATCGTTCAGCATCTGGCATTGGCTGATCGTGCTGCTGGTGGTGGTGCTGATCTTTGGCACCAAGAAGCTCAAGAATGTGGGCGCCGACCTGGGTGGCGCGGTCAAGGGCTTCAAGGACGGCATGCGGGACGGCACCGCCGGCACCGACACGCCGGTGCAGCCGTCGCAGCAGGTGGGCAGCACCCCGCCCAAGGCCGACGCCAACACCGTGGATGTCGAAGCCAAGACCAAGTCCTGA
- a CDS encoding twin arginine-targeting protein translocase TatB (PFAM: mttA/Hcf106 family~TIGRFAM: twin arginine-targeting protein translocase TatB), whose protein sequence is MIDFGFDKIALIGAVALIVIGPERLPRVARTVGHLIGKAQRYVADVKAEVNRSIELEELQKMKTQFESAASDMENTVRSELNQASASFEKDWKATTAGLADSSNGEHIEASHPYEPLATPLPAYQLPKKNWRLKRSALPAWYKQRQGIRAKAQSGAARVARFRPPKLK, encoded by the coding sequence ATGATCGACTTCGGCTTCGACAAGATCGCGCTCATCGGCGCGGTGGCACTCATCGTCATCGGGCCCGAGCGGCTACCGAGGGTGGCGCGCACCGTGGGCCACCTGATCGGCAAGGCCCAGCGCTACGTGGCCGACGTGAAGGCCGAGGTGAACCGCAGCATCGAGCTGGAAGAACTGCAGAAGATGAAGACGCAGTTCGAAAGTGCCGCCAGCGACATGGAAAACACGGTGCGCAGCGAACTGAACCAGGCTTCGGCGTCTTTCGAGAAGGACTGGAAGGCCACCACCGCGGGCCTGGCCGACAGCAGCAATGGCGAGCACATCGAAGCTTCCCACCCCTACGAACCCCTGGCGACACCCTTGCCGGCCTACCAACTGCCGAAGAAGAACTGGCGGCTGAAGCGCAGTGCGCTGCCGGCCTGGTACAAGCAGCGCCAGGGCATCCGTGCCAAGGCGCAATCGGGCGCGGCGCGCGTGGCGCGCTTCCGGCCGCCCAAGCTGAAATGA
- a CDS encoding twin arginine targeting protein translocase subunit TatC (PFAM: Sec-independent protein translocase protein (TatC)~TIGRFAM: Twin arginine targeting (Tat) protein translocase TatC) encodes MSTPEPQDELAGTEAPFVSHLIELRDRLIRALVAVGVVFAALCLWPGPAGLYDLLAQPLVANLPKGATLIATNVISPFIVPLKITMMAAFLVALPVVLYQVWAFVAPGLYSHEKRLVLPLVVSSTLLFLAGVAFCYFFVFGQVFKFIQGFAPKSITAAPDIEAYLSFVLTMFIAFGAAFEVPVAVVVLARMGVVSVEKLKAFRGYFIVVAFIIAAVITPPDVVSQLALAIPMCLLYEVGIWAAQIFIKHTQAPAEEPAADGTKF; translated from the coding sequence GTGAGCACGCCCGAACCGCAAGACGAACTGGCCGGCACCGAAGCGCCCTTTGTCAGCCACCTGATCGAGTTGCGAGACCGGCTCATCCGCGCGCTGGTGGCGGTGGGCGTGGTGTTCGCCGCCTTGTGCCTGTGGCCCGGTCCGGCCGGCCTGTACGACCTGCTGGCCCAGCCGCTGGTGGCCAACCTGCCCAAGGGTGCCACGCTGATCGCCACCAACGTGATTTCGCCCTTCATCGTGCCGCTGAAGATCACCATGATGGCCGCCTTCCTGGTGGCCCTGCCGGTGGTGCTGTACCAGGTGTGGGCCTTCGTGGCACCGGGCCTGTACAGCCACGAAAAGCGCCTGGTGCTGCCGCTGGTGGTGAGCAGCACGCTGCTGTTCCTGGCCGGGGTGGCCTTTTGCTACTTCTTCGTCTTCGGCCAGGTGTTCAAGTTCATCCAGGGCTTCGCGCCCAAGAGCATCACCGCGGCGCCGGACATCGAGGCCTACCTGAGCTTCGTGCTGACCATGTTCATCGCCTTCGGCGCGGCCTTCGAGGTGCCGGTGGCGGTGGTGGTGCTGGCCCGCATGGGCGTGGTCAGCGTGGAAAAGCTCAAGGCCTTCCGCGGCTATTTCATCGTGGTGGCTTTCATCATCGCCGCAGTGATCACGCCGCCGGACGTGGTGTCGCAGCTGGCCCTGGCCATCCCGATGTGCCTGCTGTACGAAGTGGGCATCTGGGCGGCGCAGATCTTCATCAAGCACACCCAGGCGCCTGCCGAAGAGCCCGCGGCGGACGGCACCAAGTTCTGA
- a CDS encoding trypsin-like serine protease with PDZ domain (PFAM: Trypsin; PDZ domain (Also known as DHR or GLGF)~TIGRFAM: periplasmic serine protease, Do/DeqQ family; periplasmic serine pepetdase DegS), translated as MRRLWLLFSQAVTVALAVLFVVGTLKPHWLGALGAGASGPAVVSIRTAPAPAPGAGASAVGVSTAAAPLPGLAMAARRAAPAVASVMASRAHPPLRNQSEEDDAWLRFFQGQQPQATQGVGSAVIVSPEGYLLTNNHVVEGATQIDVRLADGREARARLVGTDPETDMAVLKIDLDRLPAVTLGNSETLQVGDAVLAIGNPFNVGQTVTAGIVSALGRNQLQLSTFENFIQTDAAINPGNSGGALVDASGHLVGINTAIYSRSGGSLGIGFAIPVDTARQVMEGLIKDGQVTRGWIGVEPNDLTPEFAESFKLPVREGVLISGVLQDGPADKGGLRPGDVVVAVAGQPVANTAQLLRQVAALRPDSRARLGVQRGQQALQVELTVGKRPKVVAAQRAPR; from the coding sequence ATGCGCAGACTCTGGCTTCTATTCTCCCAGGCCGTCACGGTGGCGCTGGCCGTGCTGTTCGTGGTGGGCACCCTCAAGCCGCACTGGCTGGGCGCGCTGGGCGCAGGCGCAAGCGGCCCGGCGGTGGTGTCCATCCGCACCGCCCCCGCGCCGGCACCGGGGGCGGGGGCGTCTGCCGTGGGGGTTTCGACGGCCGCCGCACCCCTGCCCGGGTTGGCCATGGCGGCCCGCCGCGCCGCGCCAGCGGTGGCCAGCGTGATGGCCAGCCGCGCCCACCCCCCGCTTCGCAACCAGAGCGAAGAAGACGACGCCTGGCTGCGCTTTTTCCAGGGCCAGCAGCCCCAGGCCACACAGGGCGTGGGCTCGGCGGTGATCGTTTCACCCGAGGGCTACCTGCTGACCAACAACCATGTGGTGGAAGGCGCCACCCAGATCGACGTTCGCCTGGCCGATGGCCGCGAAGCGCGAGCCCGCCTGGTGGGCACCGACCCTGAGACCGACATGGCGGTGCTGAAGATCGACCTGGACCGCCTGCCCGCGGTGACGCTGGGCAACTCCGAAACCCTGCAGGTGGGCGATGCGGTGCTGGCCATCGGCAACCCCTTCAACGTGGGCCAGACGGTCACCGCCGGCATCGTCAGCGCGCTGGGGCGCAACCAGCTGCAGCTGTCCACCTTCGAGAACTTCATCCAGACCGACGCGGCCATCAACCCCGGCAATTCCGGCGGCGCGCTGGTGGACGCCTCGGGCCACCTGGTGGGCATCAACACCGCCATCTATTCGCGCAGCGGCGGCAGCCTGGGCATTGGCTTCGCCATTCCCGTGGACACCGCGCGCCAGGTGATGGAAGGCCTGATCAAGGACGGCCAGGTCACGCGCGGCTGGATCGGCGTGGAACCCAACGACCTGACCCCTGAATTTGCCGAAAGCTTCAAGCTGCCGGTGCGCGAAGGCGTGCTGATCTCCGGCGTGCTGCAGGACGGCCCCGCCGACAAGGGCGGCCTGCGCCCGGGTGACGTGGTGGTGGCGGTGGCCGGCCAGCCGGTGGCCAACACGGCGCAGTTGCTGCGACAGGTGGCGGCGCTCAGGCCCGACAGCCGCGCCCGGCTGGGGGTGCAGCGCGGCCAGCAGGCCTTGCAGGTGGAATTGACCGTGGGCAAGCGGCCCAAGGTGGTGGCCGCCCAGCGAGCGCCGCGGTAA
- a CDS encoding dinuclear metal center protein, YbgI/SA1388 family (PFAM: NIF3 (NGG1p interacting factor 3)~TIGRFAM: dinuclear metal center protein, YbgI/SA1388 family) — protein sequence MVLREQLQAHWAEQLAVSRFKDYGPNGLQVQGRDEVRRLVSGVTASLALIEAAVAVQADAIVVHHGLFWRGQDGCLTGWLKRRVQLLLAHDINLFAYHLPLDAHAELGNNAQLGQRLGLAADARFGEQELGFIGPAPTGVADAASLARHVAQVLGRAPTLLPGDGRPLRRVGWCSGGAQGHFEEAMSAGADAYITGELSEPQAHLARETGVAFLACGHHATERYGAPALGADAASRFGIDHEFIEIDNPA from the coding sequence ATGGTTTTGCGTGAACAGCTGCAGGCCCACTGGGCCGAGCAATTGGCGGTGTCGCGCTTCAAGGATTATGGGCCGAACGGTCTGCAGGTGCAGGGCCGCGACGAGGTGCGACGCCTGGTCTCGGGGGTCACCGCCAGCCTGGCTTTGATCGAAGCCGCGGTGGCCGTGCAGGCCGATGCCATCGTGGTGCACCACGGCCTGTTCTGGCGTGGCCAGGACGGTTGCCTCACCGGTTGGTTGAAGCGGCGGGTGCAGTTGCTGCTGGCGCACGACATCAACCTGTTCGCCTACCACCTGCCGCTGGATGCACACGCCGAACTGGGCAACAACGCACAGCTGGGACAGCGCCTGGGCCTGGCGGCCGACGCGCGCTTTGGCGAACAGGAACTGGGCTTCATCGGCCCGGCGCCCACCGGTGTCGCGGACGCGGCGTCGCTGGCCCGGCACGTGGCGCAGGTGCTGGGCCGCGCGCCCACGCTGCTGCCAGGCGACGGCCGCCCGCTGCGGCGCGTGGGCTGGTGCTCCGGCGGGGCCCAAGGGCACTTCGAAGAAGCGATGTCCGCCGGCGCGGACGCTTACATCACAGGCGAACTCTCCGAACCGCAGGCCCACCTGGCGCGCGAAACCGGCGTGGCCTTCCTGGCCTGCGGTCACCACGCCACCGAACGCTACGGCGCGCCGGCCCTGGGCGCCGACGCGGCGTCACGTTTCGGCATCGATCACGAATTCATCGAGATCGACAACCCCGCCTGA
- a CDS encoding opacity protein (PFAM: OmpA-like transmembrane domain) — translation MQNKRPTPRTQLIRRLAGAGLLATTALGASAPALAQNSSPFYGGLNLSVPRWDDAVNGVTGSNSGTGFKAYGGWQATPNFALEAGAMGLGSLSGSAGKVRANGAFIDAVGTLPIAPQWNLLGRVGVVNAKTTSPSGSDRGFGVKLGAGAEYQISKNLALRGEWERYRLNAFGSHPNTDQLSLGLKMGF, via the coding sequence ATGCAAAACAAGCGCCCCACCCCCCGCACCCAACTGATCCGGCGCCTGGCCGGCGCTGGCCTTCTGGCCACCACGGCACTGGGTGCCAGCGCACCCGCCCTGGCCCAGAACAGCAGCCCCTTCTACGGCGGCCTGAACCTGTCGGTGCCACGCTGGGACGACGCCGTGAACGGGGTGACCGGCAGCAACAGCGGCACCGGCTTCAAGGCCTATGGCGGCTGGCAGGCCACGCCGAACTTCGCGCTGGAAGCCGGCGCCATGGGCCTGGGCAGCCTGAGCGGCAGCGCCGGCAAGGTACGCGCCAATGGCGCATTCATCGACGCGGTGGGCACGCTGCCCATCGCCCCGCAATGGAACCTGCTGGGCCGCGTGGGCGTGGTCAACGCCAAGACCACCAGCCCCAGTGGCAGCGACCGCGGCTTCGGCGTGAAGCTGGGCGCCGGCGCCGAGTACCAGATCAGCAAGAACCTGGCGCTGCGCGGCGAATGGGAACGCTACCGCCTGAACGCCTTCGGCAGCCACCCCAACACCGACCAGCTGTCGCTGGGCTTGAAGATGGGCTTCTGA
- a CDS encoding 4-hydroxythreonine-4-phosphate dehydrogenase (PFAM: Pyridoxal phosphate biosynthetic protein PdxA~TIGRFAM: 4-hydroxythreonine-4-phosphate dehydrogenase): MNLVECPVPRLALTMGDPCGIGPEIVARLFADASIDTRGLLVLADVAVMRRAVAQCGLHLPVAQVDAPADVGNAPPRCLPVWAPPGLPADLARLPMGQVRADAGRAAALCIEAAAGLARRGEVAAIVTAPIHKEALAAAGVPYPGHTEMLQALAVGAGVALPPVRMMLANDELRVVLVTIHVALRQAIAQISIESVLQTLRIAHAAAAAWGQPQPRIAVAGLNPHAGEGGLFGDEESLFIAPAIDAARAEGIQASGPFAPDTVFMRARHAPGHPGEFDIVLAMTHDHGLIPVKYLGVEQGVNVTLGLPFVRTSPDHGTAFDIAGRGVADASSLRAALRWARQAVLARRAAAA, encoded by the coding sequence ATGAACCTTGTGGAATGCCCCGTGCCCCGCCTGGCCCTCACCATGGGTGACCCCTGCGGGATCGGCCCGGAGATCGTGGCCCGCCTGTTTGCCGATGCCAGCATCGACACCCGCGGTCTGCTGGTGCTGGCTGACGTGGCCGTGATGCGCCGAGCGGTCGCGCAGTGCGGGCTGCATCTGCCGGTGGCGCAGGTGGATGCGCCCGCCGATGTGGGCAACGCGCCGCCCCGATGCCTGCCGGTGTGGGCGCCGCCCGGCCTGCCGGCGGACCTGGCGCGTTTGCCCATGGGCCAGGTGCGGGCCGATGCCGGCCGCGCCGCCGCGCTGTGCATCGAGGCCGCGGCCGGCCTGGCGCGGCGCGGCGAGGTGGCGGCCATCGTCACCGCACCCATCCACAAGGAAGCGCTGGCGGCCGCGGGCGTGCCTTACCCGGGCCACACTGAGATGCTGCAGGCCCTGGCCGTCGGCGCTGGGGTGGCGCTGCCGCCGGTGCGCATGATGCTGGCCAATGACGAGCTGCGCGTGGTGCTGGTCACCATCCACGTGGCACTGCGCCAGGCCATTGCCCAGATCAGCATCGAATCGGTCCTGCAGACCTTGCGCATCGCCCATGCCGCCGCCGCTGCCTGGGGCCAGCCACAACCCCGCATCGCCGTGGCCGGGCTGAACCCGCACGCGGGCGAAGGCGGCCTGTTCGGTGACGAGGAAAGCTTGTTCATCGCGCCGGCCATCGACGCGGCGCGGGCCGAGGGCATCCAGGCCAGCGGCCCCTTCGCGCCCGACACCGTGTTCATGCGCGCGCGTCATGCGCCGGGCCACCCGGGTGAGTTCGACATCGTGCTGGCCATGACCCACGACCATGGGCTGATACCGGTGAAGTACCTGGGCGTGGAGCAGGGCGTGAACGTGACGCTGGGCCTGCCCTTCGTGCGCACCAGCCCCGACCATGGCACCGCCTTTGACATCGCCGGCCGCGGCGTGGCCGATGCGTCCAGCCTGCGCGCGGCGCTGCGCTGGGCGCGCCAGGCGGTGCTGGCGCGGCGCGCGGCGGCGGCCTGA
- a CDS encoding Protein of unknown function (DUF1631) (PFAM: Protein of unknown function (DUF1631)): protein MNTAPSPSRLPPYLESAIQRVRMAARSAAERTVDSLGLAALSSNNVYQRDAFLGAQFELNRKLAIFALNFNDTLDKRVGRDVAALSGQVVQAATDWDALSLVDDREVENQVSAERFALEIQHECEAELRELDGFIGAVLKLDAQPNARNPLRPELVGLALMRAVDSVATDRPDARKVLATEVGRSLAAAMRQTYLDITSDLRNVGVQPIAPSLRPVRHSGHGRHHSGYDSLDSVRGHASSTHSTGGGALGAYAGPGGPRGTGSGHAAASGHTSVGQGHGPAQGMNAMLGQVDPRMMSLMRQLAHAHLPDSGPGGLHGGFADSAPADGGAAATPNLIIAHREELRRLASGSLDHMVIDVVGGLFDQILADAKVPPQMARQIARLQLPVLRAALGDPSFFSSRRHPVRRFVNRIASLACAYDDFGQADAQAFMALVKDLVQEIVEGDFDHIDVYEARLDKLESFAAEQARREVRAEGAADELLARKENELRVQQHYSTQLQAALEPVPVDEFLRDFLSQTWSSVLTRAAHLPEPVGPALSERFRRAGRELVMSVQPKGSPAQRKTFLLALPQLMKDLNAGMDLVRLSDAERKAFFARLLPAHAESLKGRVVSTLDHNLLLKQVEQVMSTPLPKAAELPVMPMEQAAVLPSTASRAAFSDEEAMAVGLLDEASVDWDGQVDIAIDVEPAPSAVDLQIEGLPEPEPTEPSSGKTLADHVQLGFAYQLHQDGAWHKVRLAHMSPERSFFVFTRGGKHKRTISMTYRMLTRLCETGRMRAFESGYLIERATARARRQLARMKAEPAAAAA, encoded by the coding sequence ATGAACACAGCACCATCCCCATCCCGGCTGCCCCCCTACCTCGAATCCGCCATCCAGCGGGTGCGCATGGCCGCGCGCTCGGCCGCCGAACGCACGGTGGACAGCCTGGGGCTGGCCGCCCTGTCGTCCAACAACGTCTACCAGCGCGACGCCTTCCTGGGCGCGCAGTTCGAACTGAACCGCAAGCTGGCGATCTTTGCGTTGAACTTCAACGACACGCTGGACAAGCGCGTGGGCCGCGACGTGGCCGCGTTGTCGGGCCAGGTGGTGCAGGCCGCCACGGACTGGGACGCCCTGTCACTGGTGGACGACCGCGAAGTGGAAAACCAGGTCTCGGCGGAACGCTTTGCGCTGGAGATCCAGCACGAATGCGAAGCCGAACTGCGCGAGCTGGACGGATTCATCGGCGCGGTGCTCAAGCTGGACGCGCAGCCCAACGCGCGCAACCCGCTTCGCCCTGAACTGGTGGGCCTGGCGCTGATGCGCGCCGTGGACAGTGTGGCCACCGACCGGCCGGACGCCCGCAAGGTGCTGGCCACCGAGGTGGGCCGCTCCTTGGCCGCGGCCATGCGCCAAACCTACCTGGACATCACCAGCGACCTGCGCAACGTGGGCGTGCAGCCGATTGCACCCAGCCTGCGCCCGGTGCGCCACAGCGGCCATGGCCGCCACCACTCAGGCTACGACTCCCTGGACAGCGTTCGAGGTCACGCCAGCAGCACCCACAGCACCGGCGGCGGCGCGCTGGGTGCCTATGCCGGACCGGGCGGCCCGCGCGGCACCGGCAGCGGCCACGCTGCGGCGAGCGGGCATACGTCCGTCGGTCAGGGCCACGGCCCGGCCCAGGGCATGAACGCCATGCTGGGCCAGGTGGACCCGCGCATGATGTCGCTGATGCGCCAGCTGGCGCACGCCCACCTGCCCGACAGCGGCCCGGGCGGGCTGCACGGCGGCTTTGCCGACAGCGCGCCGGCCGATGGCGGTGCAGCGGCAACACCCAACCTGATCATCGCCCACCGCGAGGAACTGCGCCGGCTGGCCAGCGGATCGCTGGACCACATGGTCATCGACGTGGTGGGCGGGCTGTTCGACCAGATCCTGGCCGACGCCAAGGTGCCGCCGCAGATGGCGCGCCAGATTGCCCGGCTGCAGCTGCCGGTGCTGCGCGCCGCCTTGGGCGACCCCAGCTTCTTCTCGTCGCGCCGCCACCCGGTGCGCCGCTTCGTCAACCGCATCGCGTCCCTGGCCTGCGCCTACGACGATTTCGGCCAGGCCGACGCCCAGGCCTTCATGGCCCTGGTGAAGGACCTGGTGCAGGAGATCGTCGAGGGCGACTTCGACCACATTGACGTCTACGAAGCACGGCTGGACAAGCTGGAATCCTTCGCCGCCGAACAGGCCCGGCGCGAGGTGCGCGCCGAAGGCGCTGCCGACGAACTGCTGGCGCGCAAGGAAAACGAACTGCGCGTGCAGCAGCACTACAGCACGCAACTGCAGGCGGCGCTGGAGCCGGTGCCGGTGGACGAGTTCCTGCGCGACTTCCTCAGCCAGACCTGGAGCTCGGTGCTCACCCGCGCCGCGCACCTGCCCGAACCGGTGGGGCCGGCCTTGTCCGAACGCTTCCGCCGCGCCGGGCGCGAACTGGTGATGAGCGTGCAGCCCAAGGGGTCGCCCGCGCAGCGCAAGACCTTCCTGCTGGCCCTGCCCCAGCTGATGAAGGACCTGAACGCCGGCATGGACCTGGTGCGCCTGTCCGACGCCGAACGCAAGGCCTTCTTTGCGCGGCTGCTGCCCGCGCACGCCGAATCCTTGAAGGGCCGCGTGGTCAGCACGCTGGACCACAACCTGCTGCTCAAGCAGGTGGAGCAGGTCATGTCCACGCCGCTGCCCAAGGCGGCCGAGTTGCCCGTCATGCCCATGGAGCAGGCGGCCGTGCTGCCCTCCACCGCGTCGCGTGCGGCCTTCAGCGACGAAGAGGCCATGGCCGTGGGCCTGCTGGACGAAGCCAGCGTGGACTGGGACGGCCAGGTGGACATCGCCATCGACGTCGAACCGGCTCCCAGCGCGGTGGACTTGCAGATCGAGGGCCTGCCCGAGCCCGAGCCGACCGAACCCAGCAGCGGCAAGACCCTGGCCGACCACGTGCAACTTGGCTTCGCCTACCAGTTGCACCAGGACGGCGCCTGGCACAAGGTTCGGCTGGCCCACATGAGCCCGGAGCGCAGCTTTTTCGTCTTCACCCGCGGCGGCAAGCACAAGCGCACCATCTCGATGACCTACCGCATGCTGACCCGCCTGTGCGAAACCGGCCGCATGCGGGCCTTCGAAAGCGGCTACCTGATCGAGCGTGCCACCGCGCGCGCGCGCCGACAGCTGGCGCGCATGAAGGCCGAACCCGCCGCCGCTGCGGCCTGA
- a CDS encoding large conductance mechanosensitive channel protein (PFAM: Large-conductance mechanosensitive channel, MscL~TIGRFAM: large conductance mechanosensitive channel protein), with translation MSFTSEFKEFAMKGNVVDLAVGVIIGGAFGKIVDSIVGDLIMPIVGKVFGGLDFSNYFIPLAGQTVTNLADAKKAGAVFAYGSFITVALNFIILALIIFMMIKQLNRMKKEAPPAPPAPTPEDVVLLREIRDALKK, from the coding sequence ATGAGTTTTACAAGCGAGTTCAAAGAATTTGCGATGAAAGGCAATGTCGTCGACCTGGCGGTCGGCGTCATCATCGGGGGGGCCTTCGGAAAGATCGTGGACTCCATCGTCGGCGATCTGATCATGCCCATCGTGGGCAAAGTGTTCGGCGGCCTGGATTTCTCCAACTACTTCATCCCGCTGGCCGGGCAGACCGTCACCAACCTGGCGGACGCGAAGAAGGCCGGTGCGGTGTTCGCCTACGGCAGCTTCATCACCGTGGCGCTGAACTTCATCATCCTGGCGCTCATCATCTTCATGATGATCAAGCAGCTGAACCGCATGAAGAAGGAAGCCCCGCCCGCGCCGCCGGCCCCGACGCCCGAGGACGTGGTCCTGCTGCGCGAGATCCGCGACGCCCTGAAGAAGTAA
- a CDS encoding ubiquinol-cytochrome c reductase, iron-sulfur subunit (PFAM: Rieske [2Fe-2S] domain~TIGRFAM: ubiquinol-cytochrome c reductase, iron-sulfur subunit) codes for MSDSPVDQGKRTWLIASSCAGAVAGVATAVPFVSTFTPSERAKAAGAAVEVDISAIKPGEKLTVEWRGKPVWIVRRTKEQLAALKKTDSQVADPESKRKPDELTPAYARNEYRSIKEEYLVAVGICSHLGCSPSDKFTPGAQPSLPDDWQGGFLCPCHGSTFDMAGRVFKNKPAPDNLEVPPHMYLSDTLLLIGEDKKA; via the coding sequence ATGAGTGACAGTCCCGTTGACCAGGGCAAGCGGACCTGGTTGATCGCGTCCAGTTGCGCCGGTGCCGTGGCCGGCGTCGCCACTGCGGTGCCCTTTGTCAGCACCTTCACCCCGTCCGAGCGCGCCAAGGCCGCCGGCGCCGCGGTGGAAGTGGACATCAGCGCCATCAAGCCAGGCGAGAAGCTCACCGTGGAATGGCGTGGCAAGCCGGTGTGGATTGTTCGCCGCACCAAGGAGCAGTTGGCGGCGCTGAAGAAGACCGATTCGCAGGTGGCTGACCCCGAATCCAAGCGCAAGCCCGACGAACTGACCCCGGCCTACGCCCGCAACGAGTACCGCTCCATCAAGGAAGAGTACCTGGTGGCCGTGGGCATCTGCTCGCACCTGGGCTGCTCACCCAGCGACAAGTTCACCCCCGGCGCGCAGCCCTCGCTGCCCGACGACTGGCAAGGTGGCTTCCTGTGCCCCTGCCACGGCTCCACCTTCGACATGGCCGGCCGCGTGTTCAAGAACAAGCCCGCACCCGACAACCTGGAAGTGCCGCCGCACATGTACCTGAGCGACACCTTGCTGCTCATCGGCGAAGACAAGAAGGCCTGA